The Oreochromis niloticus isolate F11D_XX linkage group LG13, O_niloticus_UMD_NMBU, whole genome shotgun sequence genome has a window encoding:
- the lbx1a gene encoding transcription factor LBX1a has product MTSKGDSKCPAVLEGSIRSPLDQLQPPVNTNKPLTPFSIDDILNKPSVKRSYSLSGTTQLISPGEKLPSACHSVSGRVLLSQTSPLCALEELASKTFKGLEVSVLQAAEGRDGLTLFGQRNTPKKRRKSRTAFTNHQIYELEKRFLYQKYLSPADRDQMAQQLGLTNAQVITWFQNRRAKLKRDLEEMKADVESAKAAGAVAFEKLSKLAELEKSAAGGMVEGTTSVPGQTEQHQVSSRFHNTDTLNSLHLLPPSPASTGDHRLTTKCCLDDEDEIDVGD; this is encoded by the exons ATGACCTCCAAGGGCGACTCTAAATGTCCAGCCGTTCTTGAAGGCAGTATACGCAGTCCGCTGGATCAGCTTCAGCCACCGGTCAACACCAACAAACCCCTGACGCCTTTCAGCATAGATGACATTCTCAACAAACCGTCTGTGAAAAGGAGCTACTCTCTCAGCGGAACAACGCAGCTAATTTCTCCTGGAGAGAAGTTGCCCTCGGCTTGTCACAGCGTGTCCGGGCGGGTATTGCTCAGTCAAACCTCCCCGCTCTGCGCGCTGGAGGAGTTGGCCAGCAAAACCTTTAAAGGCCTGGAGGTCAGCGTCCTGCAGGCTGCTGAAG GCAGAGACGGGCTAACGCTGTTCGGTCAGAGAAACACCCCTAAAAAGCGAAGGAAATCCCGCACGGCCTTTACCAACCATCAAATATATGAGCTGGAGAAACGTTTTCTGTACCAGAAGTACTTGAGCCCAGCGGACCGGGACCAGATGGCTCAGCAGCTTGGTCTGACCAACGCACAGGTCATCACATGGTTCCAGAACCGCCGGGCTAAGCTTAAGCGGGACTTGGAGGAGATGAAAGCGGACGTGGAGTCAGCCAAGGCCGCCGGCGCTGTGGCCTTTGAAAAGCTCTCCAAGCTGGCTGAGCTGGAGAAGTCCGCGGCGGGAGGTATGGTTGAGGGGACGACTTCTGTGCCAGGCCAAACCGAGCAGCACCAGGTCTCCTCCAGATTCCACAACACCGACACCCTAAACTCGCTGCATTTATTACCTCCATCACCTGCATCGACCGGTGACCATCGACTGACCACCAAGTGTTGCTtggatgatgaagatgagatTGACGTGGGTGACTAA